The Polyangia bacterium genome has a window encoding:
- a CDS encoding DUF4114 domain-containing protein gives MSGNGPDERRAKKRTDHLLGLAALLALSSPTVAHAVSQPGGQVIPAILSATGSCDSGLNVQACLDDSEVSLGGAAGTVKAIDNATIDQETFDPGCQLTFKVLSKGGSRYPHAFGWYAVKGGNVPPALGDLNVFLTCMDTQTAGTTKTLTLPAGVGKIGFFMASYSFDCGALAANGTLMTEPLYTFYTERRFNGLDRTGAPIANVPPNVIRVLTWQSAATPGSFYFGWEDDGISSDNNFNDLVTRVGGISCGGGGASCDTGMKGACAAGTQQCRAGMLTCLPNQSATPESCNAIDDNCDGTVDEGDNLCPMGKVCFRGNCVPNCTQSEFYPCPLNFACDPTGICIETACKDITCPAGQLCRAGVCRGECEGIVCPYGQACRGGGCVDVCSTLKCDTGSACQVKYPNGPAQDAVGVCSNCPCGGCGAGNTCANNACVPTDCAAVSCTTGTHCQAGQCIDNCASAKCPAGSACDKGQCAMTGGGAGGQPGSTMGAPDGGGLDARADVAAGSGGTTPGSGAGASSGGSIKSACLCRVEDSGANGGALAAALLALAVSRARRRR, from the coding sequence ATGTCGGGCAACGGTCCAGACGAACGTCGCGCGAAGAAACGGACCGACCACCTGCTGGGCCTGGCCGCTCTGCTGGCGCTGTCCTCACCGACGGTGGCGCACGCGGTCTCGCAACCTGGCGGTCAGGTCATCCCGGCGATCCTGAGCGCGACCGGGTCCTGCGACAGCGGCCTCAACGTGCAGGCCTGCCTGGACGACAGCGAGGTGTCGCTGGGCGGCGCCGCCGGCACGGTGAAGGCGATCGACAACGCCACCATCGATCAGGAAACCTTTGACCCCGGCTGCCAGCTGACGTTCAAGGTGCTGTCCAAGGGCGGCTCGCGCTATCCCCACGCCTTCGGCTGGTATGCGGTCAAGGGCGGCAACGTCCCGCCCGCCCTCGGCGACCTGAACGTGTTTCTGACTTGCATGGACACCCAGACCGCCGGCACCACCAAGACCCTGACCTTGCCGGCGGGCGTGGGCAAGATCGGATTCTTCATGGCCAGCTATTCCTTCGACTGTGGCGCGCTGGCCGCCAACGGCACCCTGATGACCGAACCGCTTTACACTTTTTATACAGAGCGCCGCTTCAATGGCCTGGACCGCACCGGTGCGCCGATCGCCAACGTCCCCCCCAACGTCATCCGCGTCCTCACCTGGCAGAGCGCGGCCACTCCGGGATCGTTCTACTTTGGCTGGGAAGACGACGGCATCAGCAGCGACAACAACTTCAACGACCTGGTCACCCGGGTGGGCGGCATCTCGTGCGGCGGCGGCGGCGCCAGCTGTGACACCGGAATGAAAGGCGCCTGCGCCGCCGGCACCCAGCAATGTCGCGCCGGCATGCTGACCTGTCTGCCCAATCAAAGCGCCACGCCCGAAAGCTGCAACGCCATCGACGACAACTGCGACGGCACCGTCGACGAGGGCGACAACCTGTGCCCGATGGGCAAGGTCTGCTTCCGCGGCAACTGCGTCCCCAACTGCACGCAAAGCGAGTTTTATCCTTGCCCGCTGAACTTCGCCTGCGATCCGACCGGGATCTGCATCGAGACCGCGTGCAAGGACATCACCTGCCCCGCCGGCCAGCTGTGCCGCGCCGGCGTCTGCCGCGGCGAGTGCGAGGGCATCGTCTGTCCGTACGGCCAGGCTTGCCGGGGCGGCGGCTGCGTCGACGTGTGTTCGACCCTGAAGTGCGACACTGGATCGGCTTGCCAGGTGAAATATCCGAACGGCCCGGCGCAAGACGCGGTCGGCGTTTGCTCGAACTGTCCCTGCGGCGGCTGCGGGGCGGGCAACACCTGCGCCAACAACGCCTGCGTCCCCACCGACTGCGCCGCCGTCAGCTGCACCACTGGTACGCACTGCCAGGCCGGCCAGTGCATCGACAACTGCGCCAGCGCCAAATGCCCGGCCGGATCAGCCTGCGACAAAGGTCAGTGCGCGATGACCGGCGGCGGCGCCGGTGGCCAGCCCGGCTCGACGATGGGCGCGCCAGACGGTGGCGGTTTGGACGCGCGCGCCGACGTGGCGGCGGGCAGTGGCGGGACGACACCGGGGTCCGGCGCGGGCGCGTCCAGCGGCGGTTCGATCAAATCCGCTTGTCTCTGCCGTGTGGAAGATTCAGGCGCGAATGGCGGGGCGCTGGCGGCCGCGCTGTTGGCGCTGGCCGTTTCGCGCGCACGACGCCGACGCTAG
- a CDS encoding GDSL-type esterase/lipase family protein: MLSTAACSGGGSGSPGTGGSGSGGSGGAGGAPDASSQTDVPASGSGGAGGTVVSGSGGGSGGAATDATGGDDKPDGGDASDGPATSNAWTGTWASSPQSCGGNYGGQTMREIVHTSIAGTSARVRLSNAFGNGPLQVQDVHIAQRTTGASIDPATDKALTFDGKTSVTVAAGTYAVSDGADFAVKAVSDLAVSFFVVSHNGVTCHQSGFETNYTANGNMVSAAMLNGGNNTSYYFLSNVDVLNPAAEGAVVTLGASITDGYISNNNDNKRWPNDLAVRLVGANRVVGVLNQGISGDGVANAVKRFDRDVLSQPNVKWVIFSDNPINDLGNFNPPAQTEIDQIKTMMTKARAMGIKWLCSTLTPFQGANYWAPEKEPGRDMINAYIRGANSGCDGIVDQDTATHDPAMPNRYLPSLNAGDSLHPNEAGLQAIADAVDLALFK, encoded by the coding sequence GTGCTGTCGACGGCCGCTTGCTCGGGAGGTGGCAGCGGCAGCCCGGGAACCGGCGGATCGGGCAGCGGCGGCAGCGGCGGCGCGGGCGGCGCCCCTGATGCGAGCAGCCAGACCGACGTGCCGGCCAGTGGCTCCGGCGGCGCCGGCGGCACCGTGGTCAGCGGCAGCGGCGGCGGGTCGGGTGGCGCTGCCACTGACGCGACCGGCGGCGACGACAAACCCGACGGCGGCGATGCCAGCGACGGCCCGGCTACCAGCAACGCCTGGACCGGCACCTGGGCATCGTCACCACAAAGCTGCGGCGGCAACTACGGCGGACAAACCATGCGCGAGATCGTGCACACCAGTATTGCCGGCACGTCGGCGCGGGTGCGCCTCTCGAACGCCTTCGGCAACGGGCCGCTGCAGGTGCAAGACGTGCATATCGCCCAGCGGACCACCGGCGCGTCGATCGACCCGGCCACTGACAAGGCGCTGACCTTCGACGGCAAGACCAGCGTCACCGTCGCCGCCGGCACGTACGCGGTCAGCGACGGCGCCGACTTTGCGGTCAAGGCAGTGTCCGATCTGGCGGTCAGCTTCTTCGTGGTCTCGCACAACGGGGTCACCTGCCACCAGTCCGGGTTCGAGACCAACTACACCGCCAACGGCAACATGGTCTCCGCCGCGATGCTGAACGGCGGGAACAACACCAGCTATTACTTCCTGTCGAACGTCGACGTGCTGAACCCCGCCGCCGAGGGCGCGGTGGTGACGCTGGGCGCGTCGATCACCGACGGGTACATCTCGAACAACAACGACAACAAGCGCTGGCCAAACGATCTGGCCGTGCGGTTGGTGGGCGCCAACCGGGTGGTGGGCGTGCTGAACCAGGGCATCAGCGGCGACGGCGTGGCTAACGCGGTCAAACGTTTTGATCGTGACGTGCTGTCCCAGCCGAACGTCAAATGGGTGATCTTTTCGGACAACCCGATCAACGACCTCGGTAACTTCAATCCGCCCGCCCAGACCGAGATCGATCAGATCAAGACGATGATGACCAAGGCGCGCGCCATGGGGATCAAGTGGCTTTGCTCGACGCTGACGCCGTTCCAGGGCGCGAACTACTGGGCGCCCGAGAAGGAACCGGGCCGCGACATGATCAACGCGTACATTCGCGGAGCGAACAGCGGCTGCGACGGCATCGTCGATCAGGACACCGCCACCCACGACCCGGCCATGCCCAATCGCTATCTCCCGTCGCTGAACGCCGGTGATAGTCTGCATCCGAACGAAGCAGGCCTTCAGGCCATCGCCGACGCCGTCGACTTGGCCCTGTTCAAATAA
- a CDS encoding GDSL-type esterase/lipase family protein — protein sequence MDRSFVFATGVWLAFAGGLVGLPRAAAAAPLKIACLGTSAMAGYGSSAGHHLTDWMGMDLGADFEVKNFAVVGATVLKQTDVSYWNRPEMKAAEAYNPDIVLFWFGGNDTFVQYWNAHKGEFEGDYTDLVQTFQALPSHPKTFLVRMLVFGDGPVQKSVVESVIVPTTDKIGVATGSFMINYHDQFKNDSMWYPDGFHPNDTGTPIIGKYFADVISADLKAAAMDGGADATTDGPTDAGGMTADVPTVTDASGTGGAAAGSGGSAGTGGAAGATGGASGSGGAPTSGSGTGGSAGTTGQSSSGSSGCIVAGAPPFLGPAGLAVVALACLMLACRRRRR from the coding sequence ATGGATCGATCTTTTGTTTTTGCCACCGGGGTCTGGTTGGCGTTCGCCGGTGGTCTCGTCGGCCTGCCGCGGGCCGCAGCGGCGGCGCCGCTGAAGATCGCTTGCCTCGGCACCAGCGCGATGGCCGGCTATGGCTCCAGCGCGGGCCACCACCTCACGGATTGGATGGGGATGGACCTGGGAGCGGACTTCGAGGTGAAGAACTTTGCCGTCGTCGGCGCGACCGTGCTGAAGCAGACCGACGTGTCGTACTGGAACCGTCCCGAGATGAAAGCGGCAGAAGCGTATAACCCGGACATCGTCCTCTTCTGGTTCGGCGGCAACGACACCTTCGTGCAGTACTGGAACGCACACAAAGGTGAATTCGAAGGTGACTACACCGATCTGGTGCAAACCTTCCAGGCGTTGCCGAGCCATCCGAAGACCTTCCTCGTGCGCATGCTGGTCTTCGGCGACGGCCCGGTGCAAAAGTCCGTCGTGGAGAGCGTGATTGTTCCCACCACCGACAAGATCGGCGTCGCCACCGGATCGTTCATGATCAACTACCACGACCAGTTCAAGAACGATTCGATGTGGTACCCCGACGGATTTCACCCCAACGACACCGGCACGCCGATCATCGGAAAGTATTTCGCCGACGTGATCAGCGCTGATTTGAAAGCGGCGGCGATGGATGGCGGCGCGGACGCCACGACGGATGGGCCGACCGACGCCGGTGGCATGACGGCTGACGTCCCGACCGTCACCGACGCCAGCGGCACCGGCGGCGCGGCGGCCGGCTCGGGCGGCAGCGCGGGTACTGGCGGCGCAGCGGGCGCCACCGGCGGCGCTAGCGGAAGCGGCGGCGCCCCCACCAGCGGCAGCGGCACCGGCGGCAGCGCAGGGACGACCGGTCAAAGCAGCAGTGGCAGCAGCGGATGCATCGTCGCAGGCGCACCGCCGTTCCTGGGTCCCGCCGGCTTGGCGGTGGTGGCACTGGCGTGTCTCATGCTCGCCTGCCGCCGTCGTCGCCGCTGA
- a CDS encoding branched-chain amino acid ABC transporter permease → MAAPEKQPPRFSRPTIAALVALVALALAPAMGFYPVFLMKALCLAMFACAFNLLLGFAGLLSFGHAMFLGTAGYVSAHAAKEWGFPPEAAILAGTAAAAALGMLTGALTIRRQGIYFAMITLALAQMAYFFFLQAPFTHGEDGIQSVPRGRLLGLLDLNNPWAMYELVLLLFAGTFWFIHRIIHSPFGHVLKSIRENEPRAISLGYDVDQYKLICFVLSATLAGLAGATKAIVFQLASLTDVHWTTSGEVVLMTLLGGMGTVVGPVVGAFMIAAIENYLAELGQWVTVLTGAIFVVCVLAFRRGVVGELIAWAARRRQSRR, encoded by the coding sequence ATGGCCGCGCCCGAAAAACAGCCGCCGCGTTTTTCGCGCCCGACCATAGCCGCGCTGGTGGCGCTGGTGGCGCTGGCGCTCGCCCCGGCCATGGGCTTTTACCCGGTGTTTTTGATGAAGGCGCTGTGCCTGGCGATGTTCGCTTGCGCCTTCAACCTGCTGCTGGGCTTCGCCGGCTTGCTGTCTTTCGGGCACGCCATGTTCCTGGGGACCGCCGGATACGTGTCGGCGCACGCGGCGAAAGAGTGGGGCTTTCCGCCGGAGGCGGCGATCCTGGCCGGCACGGCGGCGGCGGCGGCGCTGGGCATGCTGACCGGCGCGCTGACCATCCGGCGCCAGGGAATCTACTTCGCCATGATCACGCTGGCGCTGGCGCAGATGGCGTACTTCTTTTTCCTGCAGGCGCCGTTCACCCATGGCGAGGACGGCATCCAGTCGGTGCCGCGCGGCCGGTTGCTGGGCCTTCTGGATCTGAACAACCCGTGGGCGATGTACGAACTGGTGCTGCTGCTCTTCGCCGGCACGTTCTGGTTCATTCACCGGATCATTCATTCGCCGTTCGGTCACGTGCTGAAGAGCATTCGCGAGAACGAACCACGCGCCATCTCTCTTGGCTATGACGTCGACCAGTACAAGCTGATCTGCTTCGTCCTGTCGGCGACGCTGGCCGGCCTGGCCGGCGCCACCAAGGCCATCGTCTTCCAGCTGGCGTCCCTGACCGACGTGCACTGGACCACCTCGGGCGAGGTGGTGCTGATGACGTTGCTGGGCGGCATGGGCACGGTGGTGGGTCCGGTGGTGGGCGCGTTCATGATCGCCGCCATCGAAAACTACCTGGCCGAGCTGGGCCAGTGGGTGACGGTCCTGACCGGCGCGATCTTCGTGGTGTGCGTGCTGGCCTTCCGGCGCGGCGTGGTCGGCGAATTGATCGCCTGGGCGGCGCGACGGCGACAATCGCGACGGTAA
- a CDS encoding branched-chain amino acid ABC transporter permease has translation MLSLGLAVIFGLLNIINFAHGAQYMLGAFGAWMLCEHAGLGYWPSLLIVPIAVGAIGIVIQRFMLSRLANLDHLYGLLLTFGIALVLQGVFTNIYGSSGLPYRLPPAFIGGFNLGFMFLPRYRLWVIAMSLVVCGGTWFVIERTKLGSYLRAATENPTLVQAFGINVPAMITLTYGFGVALAALAGVMAAPIYQVSPLMGANLIIVVFAVVVIGGMGSIGGSIVTGFGLGVVEGLTKYFYAEASNTVIFVVMVLVLLVKPRGLFGRER, from the coding sequence ATGTTGTCGCTGGGCCTGGCGGTGATCTTCGGCCTGCTCAACATCATCAACTTCGCCCACGGCGCCCAGTACATGCTGGGCGCCTTCGGGGCGTGGATGCTGTGCGAGCACGCCGGCCTGGGCTACTGGCCGTCGCTGTTGATCGTGCCAATTGCTGTCGGGGCGATCGGCATCGTCATCCAGCGTTTCATGCTGTCACGCCTGGCCAACCTGGATCACCTGTATGGTCTCTTGCTGACGTTCGGGATCGCCTTGGTGTTGCAAGGTGTGTTCACCAACATCTATGGCAGCTCGGGCTTGCCATATCGGCTGCCGCCGGCATTCATCGGCGGATTCAACCTGGGTTTCATGTTCTTGCCCCGTTATCGGCTGTGGGTGATCGCGATGTCCCTGGTGGTGTGCGGCGGCACCTGGTTCGTCATCGAACGCACCAAGCTGGGTTCGTACCTGCGCGCCGCCACCGAGAACCCGACGCTGGTGCAAGCCTTCGGCATCAACGTGCCGGCGATGATCACGTTGACCTACGGCTTCGGCGTGGCCCTGGCCGCGCTGGCCGGGGTGATGGCGGCGCCGATCTACCAGGTCAGCCCGCTGATGGGCGCGAATTTGATCATCGTCGTCTTCGCTGTGGTGGTCATCGGCGGCATGGGATCAATCGGCGGCTCGATCGTCACCGGGTTCGGCCTGGGCGTCGTCGAAGGGCTGACCAAGTATTTTTACGCCGAGGCTTCGAACACGGTGATCTTCGTGGTGATGGTCCTGGTGTTGCTGGTCAAGCCGCGCGGCCTGTTCGGGCGGGAGCGCTAG